The following are encoded in a window of Amaranthus tricolor cultivar Red isolate AtriRed21 chromosome 2, ASM2621246v1, whole genome shotgun sequence genomic DNA:
- the LOC130805793 gene encoding uncharacterized protein LOC130805793 yields MQQHMTISKNVEEQWSVHMFDRTVCCGHNTTNFVESFNAITKANRDMPGLTLLEAVRNWCMNRMGSRFDKVVGMEPNELTEHAKGVLVTRTDESRFYLVTTTGGGESKVRDDHFKFPITFGNMTCGCGKLQGLGIPCKHGLRVIYNQRFDPRDFVSPFYKGAAYKLTYGDHIHPMVDPTHWPSLDVPEIAPSQGKRNSGRPPKQRRRTAHEAKKEKRHKNNKCSLCKELGHNAVTCKEKRHH; encoded by the exons ATGcagcagcatatgactatctcaaAAAATGTAGAAGAGCAGTGGAGTGTGCACATGTTTGACAGGACAGTTTGTTGTGGTCATAACACAACAAACTTCGTAGAGTCATTCAATGCAATAACAAAGGCCAACAGGGACATGCCTGGGTTGACATTGCTGGAAG CTGTCAGGAATTGGTGCATGAATCGAATGGGTTCCAGGTTCGATAAAGTAGTAGGCATGGAACCTAATGAACTGACAGAGCATGCAAAGGGGGTGCTGGTGACTAGGACTGATGAGTCTAGGTTCTACCTTGTCACTACAACTGGTGGTGGAGAGTCTAAGGTGAGGGATGACCATTTCAAGTTCCCTATCACCtttggaaatatgacttgtgGGTGTGGGAAATTGCAAGGATTAGGGATCCCTTGCAAACATGGTCTCAGGGTTATTTACAACCAGAGATTTGATCCTAGGGACTTTGTCTCACCTTTCTACAAGGGGGCTGCATACAAACTCACTTATGGAGACCACATCCACCCCATGGTTGATCCAACTCACTGGCCTTCACTTGATGTGCCAGAAATTGCACCATCCCAAGGGAAAAGAAATTCTGGCAGACCACCTAAGCAAAGGAGAAGAACTGCTCATGaagcaaaaaaagaaaagaggcaCAAGAATAACAAATGCAGCCTATGCAAAGAACTAGGCCACAA